A region from the Lycium barbarum isolate Lr01 chromosome 8, ASM1917538v2, whole genome shotgun sequence genome encodes:
- the LOC132606719 gene encoding histone acetyltransferase TAP1, whose product MQMQTLHLVSTHWSNIVSLNCCCCQASNQLPFPKTKLGFVKVKRQPQASNLKAGFWESIRSGFVKNNTTQVIETPSSEEEKEEEPLPEEFVLVEKTQPDGTVEQIIFSSGGDVDVYDLQALCDKVGWPRRPLSKLAAALKNSYIVATLHSRKFSSGEEGNGEKKLIGMARATSDHAFNATIWDVLVDPSYQGQGLGKVLIEKLIKTLLQRDIGNISLFADSKVVEFYRNLGFEPDPEGIKGMFWYPM is encoded by the exons ATGCAAATGCAAACTCTTCACTTAGTATCCACTCACTG GTCAAATATTGTTTCTCTTAATTGTTGCTGTTGTCAAGCTTCAAATCAGTTGCCATTTCCCAAGACTAAGTTGGGTTTTGTTAAAG TTAAGAGACAACCACAGGCTTCTAATTTGAAGGCTGGCTTCTGGGAATCCATCAGATCCGG GTTTGTCAAGAATAACACAACACAGGTTATAGAAACACCATCCagtgaagaagaaaaagaagaagagcctTTGCCTGAGGAATTTGTTCTTGTTGAAAAGACTCAACCTGATGGAACAGTTGAACAGATTATATTCTCTTCTGGCGGAGATGTTGATGTGTATGATCTCCAAGCTTTATGCGATAAG GTTGGTTGGCCTCGAAGGCCACTGTCTAAGCTAGCTGCAGCTCTGAAAAATAGCTATATAGTTGCAACTTTGCATTCCAGGAAATTCTCATCAGGAGAAG AGGGGAATGGAGAAAAGAAGCTGATAGGAATGGCTCGTGCAACATCAGATCATGCTTTCAATGCAACAATTTGGGATGTTCTTGTTGATCCTTCATATCAG GGACAAGGACTTGGAAAAGTTCTTATTGAGAAACTGATAAAGACCCTTCTCCAAAGGGACATTGGAAATATTTCACTGTTTGCAGATAGTAAAG TTGTGGAATTCTATAGGAATCTAGGTTTTGAACCTGATCCAGAGGGTATTAAGGGAATGTTTTGGTACCCTATGTAG